The proteins below come from a single Aegilops tauschii subsp. strangulata cultivar AL8/78 chromosome 6, Aet v6.0, whole genome shotgun sequence genomic window:
- the LOC109765105 gene encoding uncharacterized protein, which translates to MGSRQIVAVLQLGGVFTTDDDGHMTYSGGEAHAMLVKSGWTFKAFKHEISSTLNNLKLDSYAFKYFLPKNNKTLISISNDKDLKRMVEFHADSETTDIYVIKKVDNRVKSSVADSSAPADSAIVGTTPDGSKRQKICASWENTITGVGQVFEGPKEFRDALHKYAIAHRFHYRFVKNDSSRVTVECTDEGCPWRIHASKSSANQEFMIKKVVGSHTCESETVKSNRLASQKWVASVIKEKLRDSPNYRPRDIANDLQREYGLSLNYSQAWRGKLIARKELYSPHEEACNQLPWFRDRIFATNPGSMATVEALEGSKFRFFVAFHASLHGFENGCRPLLFLDVITVKPNKHWKLLGATSVDGEGDVFPVALSVVDDESQENWHWFLEQLQASLPMPGDITFISNGRSGLWDDVSLIFPDSYHGYNVNFFIEEFKTKLDDSWSEEVKDIMVEHLKDAIYSCRVDEFNHYLDLIKAESDKLAEWLLETKPERWSDALFKGSRLGQYTCNISETIAEWIPNRYELPVVQLLDTIRCNLMEMIYTRRESSNTWSEVLTPSANQKLQEEMNKALSLSVVCSTENDGNNNVFEVCDGSVYTVNIDTWECTCRKWHVSGIPCCHAIAVFEQTDQNPVEYCSKYFRRDYYRMTYAMSINPIPDVIVPPASTDVTQSMGLQPCPILARRQVGRPKEKPADPRIAIKRAVRCSRCKGYGHNKATCKVPLTT; encoded by the exons ATGGGGAGCAGACAAATTGTCGCTGTTCTTCAACTAGGTGGAGTATTCACAACTgatgatgatgggcatatgaCCTATTCTGGCGGAGAGGCACATGCGATGCTTGTGAAAAGTGGTTGGACTTTTAAAGCGTTTAAACAtgagatatcttcaacactcAATAACCTCAAGCTTGATTCCTATGCATTCAAATACTTCCTTCCGAAAAATAATAAGACTTTGATTTCAATTTCCAATGACAAAGACCTTAAGCGCATGGTTGAATTCCATGCGGACTCGGAGACAACAGACATCTACGTCATTAAGAAGGTTGACAACAG GGTAAAGAGCTCTGTAGCAGACTCCAGTGCTCCTGCAGATTCTGCTATAGTAGGGACTACTCCAGATGGATCTAAGCGGCAAAAGATATGTGCAAGTTGGGAGAACACAATCACTGGAGTTGGCCAAGTATTTGAGGGTCCAAAGGAATTTCGTGATGCGTTGCACAAGTATGCCATTGCACATAGGTTTCATTACAGATTTGTCAAGAATGACTCTTCTCGTGTTACTGTGGAATGTACCGATGAAGGATGTCCCTGGCGCATACATGCTTCCAAATCTTCTGCAAATCAGGAGTTCATGATCAAGAAAGTGGTTGGGAGCCATACATGTGAATCAGAGACTGTCAAAAGTAATCGTCTAGCTTCTCAAAAATGGGTTGCTAGTGTTATCAAGGAAAAATTACGTGACAGTCCAAACTACAGGCCAAGAGATATTGCAAATGATCTCCAGCGTGAATATGGACTAAGCCTGAACTATTCTCAAGCTTGGCGAGGCAAATTAATAGCTCGAAAAGAACTTTACAGTCCACATGAAGAGGCATGTAATCAGTTACCTTGGTTTCGTGATAGAATTTTCGCAACAAACCCTGGGAGTATGGCAACAGTAGAGGCATTGGAAGGTTCAAAGTTCCGCTTCTTTGTTGCATTCCATGCCTCCCTTCATGGTTTTGAGAATGGTTGCAGGCCTCTTCTCTTTCTTGACGTGATAACTGTGAAACCAAATAAGCATTGGAAACTATTAGGTGCTACTTCTGTTGATGGTGAAGGTGATGTGTTCCCCGTTGCATTATCTGTAGTGGATGACGAGAGTCAAGAAAATTGGCATTGGTTTCTTGAACAGCTACAGGCATCGTTGCCTATGCCTGGAGACATAACATTCATATCAAATGGCAGAAGTGGTCTGTGGGATGATGTTTCTCTAATATTTCCAGATAGTTATCATGGATACAATGTCAACTTTTTCATTGAAGAATTTAAAACAAAATTGGATGACAGCTGGAGTGAAGAAGTAAAAGATATAATGGTCGAGCATCTTAAGGATGCCATATATTCGTGCAGAGTTGATGAATTCAATCATTATCTCGATCTCATCAAAGCTGAGTCTGATAAGCTTGCTGAATGGCTTTTGGAGACTAAACCTGAGCGGTGGTCAGATGCGTTATTCAAAGGGTCACGTCTTGGCCAATACACATGCAATATTTCCGAGACAATTGCGGAGTGGATCCCCAACAGATATGAGCTCCCGGTAGTGCAGCTGCTTGATACAATCAGATGCAACCTGATGGAGATGATCTATACACGCAGGGAATCTTCCAATACATGGTCAGAAGTATTAACACCATCAGCGAATCAGAAGCTTCAGGAAGAGATGAACAAAGCTCTTTCACTCAGTGTTGTTTGCTCAACTGAAAATGATGGTAACAATAATGTGTTTGAAGTATGTGATGGTTCGGTCTATACGGTCAACATTGATACATGGGAGTGCACCTGCAGAAAGTGGCATGTGTCTGGGATTCCTTGCTGTCATGCCATCGCTGTGTTTGAGCAAACTGATCAGAATCCAGTGGAGTACTGTTCCAAGTATTTCAGAAGAGATTACTACCGCATGACTTACGCCATGTCAATCAACCCGATACCTGATGTCATTGTACCTCCTGCATCAACTGACGTAACGCAGAGCATGGGATTGCAACCATGCCCCATACTAGCTCGCCGCCAAGTGGGCCGACCAAAGGAAAAGCCAGCTGATCCTCGTATTGCAATTAAAAGGGCGGTGCGCTGCAGCAGGTGCAAGGGCTATGGGCACAACAAAGCAACTTGCAAAGTCCCTCTCACAACATAA